Within the Pseudomonas oryzae genome, the region CCGCCAGGCCGTAGCCGGGGACGATGATCACGCTGTCGGCGTTGCCGAGCATGAACGCGGCGTCGTCGGCCGAGCCGCTCTTCACCGGGCGCTGCTCCTGGCTGCCGGCCGCGGCGCTGGCGCCGGCTTCGGCGCCGAAGCCACCGAGGATGACGTTGAAGAACGAGCGGTTCATCGCCTTGCACATGATGTAGGAGAGGATCGCACCCGAGGAACCGACCAGGCTACCGGCGACGATCAGCATCGAGTTGTTCAGCGAGAAGCCGATGCCGGCCGCTGCCCAGCCCGAGTAGCTGTTGAGCATCGACACCACCACCGGCATGTCGGCGCCGCCGATGGGGATGATGATCAGCACGCCGATCACGAAGGCCAGCGCCACCAGCAGGGCGAAGGCCGCCAGGTTGCCGGTGAAGGTGAACGCCAGGCCGAGACCGAGGATCGCCAGGCCGAAGGCCAGGTTGAGCCAGTGCTGGCCGGCGAAGGTCACCGGGGCGCCCTGGAACAGGCGGAACTTCTTGCCAAATACAGAGCCGCCGGCCAGCTTGCCGAAGGCGATCACCGAACCGGAGAAGGTGATCGCGCCGATGGCCGCACCGAGGAACAGCTCCAGGCGGTTGCCGGCCGGGATCGCGTCACCCAGCTGCGCGACGATGCCCAGCGACTGCGGCTCGACCACCGCGGCGACGGCGATGAACACCGCGGCCAGGCCGATCATGCTGTGCATGAAGGCGACCAGTTCGGGCATCTTGGTCATTTCCACGCGCTTGGCCATCAGGGTGCCGGCCGTGCCGCCCACCAGCAGGCCGAGCAGCACGTAGCCGATGCCGGCGCCTTCGCCCATCTGCGCGCCGAGCTTGTAGATCAGGCCGACGGTGGTGACGATGGCGAGGCCCATGCCGAGCATGCCGAACAGGTTGCCGCGCCGCGAACTGGTCGGGTGCGAGAGGCCCTTGAGTGCCTGGATGAAGCAGATGGAGGCGACCAGGTAGAGGGCGGTGATCAGGTTCATGCTCATCTCAGTGCCCCTGTGCCTGCGCCTTCGGCGCCTTGTCTTTCTTCTTGAACATTTCCAGCATGCGCCGGGTGACCAGGAAGCCGCCGAACACGTTGACCGCGGCCAGCGCCACGGCCAGGGTGCCCATGGTCTTGCCCAGGCCGGTTTCGGTCAGCGCGGCGGCCAGCATGGCGCCGACGATGACGATGGCGGAAATCGCGTTGGTCACCGCCATCAGCGGGGTGTGCAGCGCGGGGGTGACGTTCCAGACCACGTGGTAGCCAACGTAGATCGCCAGCACGAAGATGATCAGGTTGTAGAGACCGTCGGAGATCGGGTCCATGGCGGTTGTCCTTAGGCAGTTGCTTGGGAGGGCGGGGCGACGGCAGCCACGGGGGCGGAAGCGCCGGCATTGCTTCGCACGAGCTGGCCGTCCGTGCACATCAGGCAGGCAGCGA harbors:
- a CDS encoding NAD(P)(+) transhydrogenase (Re/Si-specific) subunit beta gives rise to the protein MSMNLITALYLVASICFIQALKGLSHPTSSRRGNLFGMLGMGLAIVTTVGLIYKLGAQMGEGAGIGYVLLGLLVGGTAGTLMAKRVEMTKMPELVAFMHSMIGLAAVFIAVAAVVEPQSLGIVAQLGDAIPAGNRLELFLGAAIGAITFSGSVIAFGKLAGGSVFGKKFRLFQGAPVTFAGQHWLNLAFGLAILGLGLAFTFTGNLAAFALLVALAFVIGVLIIIPIGGADMPVVVSMLNSYSGWAAAGIGFSLNNSMLIVAGSLVGSSGAILSYIMCKAMNRSFFNVILGGFGAEAGASAAAGSQEQRPVKSGSADDAAFMLGNADSVIIVPGYGLAVARAQHALMELTEKLTHRGITVKYAIHPVAGRMPGHMNVLLAEAEVPYEQVFEMDDINAEFAQTDVVLVLGANDVVNPAAKTDPHSPIAGMPILEAYKARTVIVNKRSMASGYAGLDNELFYMDKSMMVFGDAKKVIEDMLKAVD
- a CDS encoding NAD(P) transhydrogenase subunit alpha → MDPISDGLYNLIIFVLAIYVGYHVVWNVTPALHTPLMAVTNAISAIVIVGAMLAAALTETGLGKTMGTLAVALAAVNVFGGFLVTRRMLEMFKKKDKAPKAQAQGH